TCGCCGTCGGTATCGGCGCCCAGGTAGGCGTCGACGCTGGCCGGGGTTGGCGCCGCGATCAGGCCCTGCAGGGTCGGCAGCATCTGCTGCGGCAGGGAGAACTCAACGGCGATCGGGTCGAGCTGGGTGACGGAGAACAACCCCTGGGTGTCGCTCATGCGCAGGAAATTACCTTCATCCACACTGCGAATGCCCACGCGACCACTGACGGGGGAGCGAATCTGGGTGTAGGAAAGTTGTACCTGAGCAGCATCAATCGCAGCCTGATTGCCTTGCACGGTGGCCCTGAGCTGGTTCACCAATGCCTGCTGCTGGTCATAAGTCTGCTTTGATACGCCGTCGTCAACGCTCAGCGCCTTGTAGCGCTTGAGGTTGACCAGTGCCACTTGCAACTGCGCCTGGCTTTCACCCAGTTGCGCCTTGGCCTGGTCGAGGCTGGCGCGGATCGAGCGGTCATCGAGGGTCGCCAGCAGGTCACCGGCCTTCACCGACTGACCTTCCTGGACCAGCAACCGGGTGAGGATGCCGTCGATCTGCGGGCGAATCACCACGTTGTGCAACGACAGCACCGAGCCGATGCCGCTGACAAACCGTGGTACATCCTGTTGCGTCACGCTCACCACCCGCACGGGAATGGCGGTAGGCGCCGCCAGCCGTGCTTTGACCGGCCGGGTCAATGCCCAGGCTGCGACAGCCAGTATCAGGAGGGCACCTACTATCAGGGCCATGTTTCGTTTGATCTGCATAGGAGGGCGCCGGCGCAAACTGCACGTTGGAGTTTGGAAAGCTGCTTTATAGCGCTGTTTCACCGTCAGCACGGTGACGGCAAACTGACAGCCGTGACAGTTAGGCTGTGTGAGCCTGTCGCTTGAAGTTACTGCTGGCAGCCTCGGCCCCGTATACTCGCGTTTTTACACCTATAGCTGTGCCGGAGCCCCTATGACTTCCCCCACCCAACCCCCTGTTGAAGCGGCCGACCTCGTCGATTCGGCCACCGCCGACAGTGCTGAAAAAGCCGAGATCCCGGCATTCAAGTTCCCCTTCAAGCCGGGTGAACTGGCAGGCGCCAAAAACGCCAGCCAGCCCTGGTACAAAGGCGGCGCCAAGAACGGCCATACCAAGACCCCTGGCATGGCACCCCCAGGCACGCGCCGTTCGATGGGTAAACGTTAAGGCTAAATCGAAGCTAGCGTTATAGGCTGTTGC
This genomic stretch from Pseudomonas synxantha BG33R harbors:
- a CDS encoding efflux RND transporter periplasmic adaptor subunit, yielding MQIKRNMALIVGALLILAVAAWALTRPVKARLAAPTAIPVRVVSVTQQDVPRFVSGIGSVLSLHNVVIRPQIDGILTRLLVQEGQSVKAGDLLATLDDRSIRASLDQAKAQLGESQAQLQVALVNLKRYKALSVDDGVSKQTYDQQQALVNQLRATVQGNQAAIDAAQVQLSYTQIRSPVSGRVGIRSVDEGNFLRMSDTQGLFSVTQLDPIAVEFSLPQQMLPTLQGLIAAPTPASVDAYLGADTDGDTGHLLGEGHLSLIDNQISSTTGTLRAKAEFNNPAQKLWPGQLVTIKIQTALDKHVLVVPPTVVQRGLDAHFVYRVNGNKAEVVPVQVAYQNSEINIITGVQAGDVLVSDGQSRLKAGAQVEVLKEPPQVIQTADATVQP